The window GATGAAGTTAATCCCAATGGGAGTGTAATTACTGCAGAAAGGATAATGGCTTGCCATCCCCAAAAGTGGATCCAACTTAGGGTTTTATTCCACATAGGAGCCTTTAGCAAACGAGGCATGGAATAATAAACGCCGGCAAAAATGGCATTACCTACAAAGGCAAAGATTACCGCATTCGTATGAAGGGGCCTTATTCGCCCAAAGGTCGTATACGGATTGCCTAAATTTGCTTCGGGCAAGAATAGCTGGGTGGCAGCAAGCAAGCCTATCAGCATTCCGGCCAAGCCCCATATCATGGTGGCTGCGCCGAAGAATTTTACGATCTTGTTATCGTAACTAAACTTTTCAAGTGTCGTTCCTGACATATCACTTCTTTTTTTTAGGTGGTTTTTTATTCGCTTTACTTTTCGTTTTTTGGTCAAATAGTATTCTGATTGCCGGGGTATGTTGATCATCAAACTGGCCACCTTTCATCGCTTTGAAAAAAAGCCATAAAAAGCCTCCTGCCATGATCAAACTTATACCTATCAGAACAAATATCACTTCCATAGAATCATCTCCTTATCATTTAATCCTTTTCTGTACGCTTCAAAATTGGTGGCAATTGTTGTAAACAAAACCACAGAAATACTGCTTGCAGGCATCAACACAGCGCATAAAACCGGACTCACCAATCCCTGAACTGCGAAAAAGATTCCTACCGCATTGTAGGTAAAACTCAAACCAAAGCTGGCTTTGATAATCTTCCGTCCCGTTTTAGCGAAATCTAGATACTGTGGCAAATAACTCAGCTTTTCTCCATCAAGGATTGCATCACTCGCAGGACTGAAATGAGAGATGTTATCTGTAACGGCAACCCCAACCTCGCTTGCCTTTAGTGCCCCTGCATCATTGAGTCCATCACCTACCATCAAAACATGTTTGCCTTTATCTTGCATGTTTCGGATGTGTGCCAATTTACTCTTAGGAGATTGCTGAAAATGCATTGAGACTTTCTCTCCCAATACTTTGTTCAAATATTGCTCTTCATGATTATGATCTCCGGAAAGTAAATGGACTTCAAAGGAATTTGCTAAATCAGGAACCATTTTCTCTACCCCATCCCGAACACTACTGGCAATTCGGAATACACCCCAATGCATCCCATCAATCACCAAATGCACCTCATTGCCTTTCATACTAGCATTATCAATAGACCCCACACCTAAAAATAATGCAGAGCCTAAACTTATAGTCTTGGACTTATACTTAGCTTGCAATCCTTTTCCCGGAATTTCCTCCACATCATTTAAAATCACCGGATCAATGTTTCCGATCCACTGATTGATACTGTTGCTTAGCGGATGCACAGAGTAGTTCACTAAAGCTTTAATCATTCGCTTTGATTCCTCAGTAAGATTTTCACCTTGGTAATTAACTTTTGCCTTAGATGGAGCTGTAAGGGTACCCGTCTTATCAAATACAAGACTGTCTATTCCAGCAATTTTTTCTATTACTTGAGTATTCTTCAGGTAAAACCCACCCTTACCGAAAATTCGCATCACATTGCCTAATGTAAATGGTGTAGACATGGCCAAAGCACATGGACAAGTAATAATTAAAACAGAGGTAAAAGCCCTTACACCAATGGAAACATCACTAAAACTCCAGTAAATCAATGCTCCAAATGCTATAAAAAGTACAGTGAAAGTAAATTTCCCACTTATTCGGTTAGCCAAAGAGGCCAAAGAATCTTTTTGTTCTTCTTTCGAGAATGCATCATGATTCCATAGATCGGTTAAATAGCCCTGAGAAGGGGATTTTTGCACGGCAAGCATGATAGCTCCACCTTTCTGCCTACCTCCTGCATATATTAGCTCCCCTTTTTTCACAGGTACAGGTATTTCTTCACCGGTTACAAAACTGTAATCAATTGAAGCTTCTGTATCTAGCAAAATGCTATCGGCAGGCACCAGCTCTTCGTTTCTTACTTTAACAATATCACCTACATTTAATTTGGTTAAAGGAATTACCACTTCAAGCCCCTTAACCATTTTGGTAATCGCTATAGGAAAATAAGCTTTGTAATCTCGATCAAAGGAAAGGGTATCAAATGTTTTTTGTTGGTAATATTTACCCACCAATAGGAAAAATAATAATCCCCCGAGGGTATCCAAATAACCTTCTTGCCCAGAAACAAAAATCTCGAACAGACTATAAGTAAATAAACTTATGATCCCCAATGCAATGGGTACATCCATATTAACAGAACGATTTCTGACGGCCAACCAAGCAGAGCGGAAATAATCTGTTGCAGAGTAAAATACAACAGGAAGCGCCAATATAATATTCAAATAATTGAAAAGATGATTGAAACCATTGCCCAACAATTCTGTCTCAGAAAAGTATTCCGGTAAACTAAAAAACATCATATTACCAAAACAGAATCCGGCTACTGCCAATTGGTAAATTAGTTTTTTATCGCTTTTCAGACCTCTTTCCTCTCCTAAATCGGAAAGGTTAATCCTAGGTTCATAACCTATACGAGAAAGTAATTTAACTATTGACTTTAAACTGGTCTCTTTGGATGAAAATTTAATTTGAACTTTCTTTTTAATGAAATCTACCCTAGAATATGAAACTCCCGGATCAAGTTTGTATAAGTTTTCGAGAAGCCATATACAAGATGCACAATGGATCATGGGCATTGTAAAAGTGACATGGGTTTGTTCATCATCCTTAAAATCAATCAGTTTGTTGATTACATCCTCATCATCCAAATAATCAAATCTATTGTCTCTAATTTCTTGCTTTTTCTGATTGGTGCCGGGGGTAACTTCTATATCGTAATAATCACATAGATTATTGTCATTCAAAACCTCATATACAGTGAGACAACCTGTGCAACAAAAATTCTTTTCGTTACGAACAAATAACTCATCCTCACAGTGTTCACCGCAGTGATAACAACTGATAATTTTGGATTTCTCTGTTTTAATTGGCATCTCTTGCATTTTCGGACAAGTTAATCCTTTAATTTAACTAAAAACATGATGAATATCATTAAAAACAATAAATCATAAAGCCAAATAGAATGACAATTTATCGTACCACAGCCCTCCTTTATAAAAGTGAAAAAGCACTTTTGCCAAGTCAGACTGATTATTTTTGGTGGTTACTAATAATGTTTTCTGGTGCTTGACTGCGTAAGACCAAAAATCTCCTATCCTATTGAAATTGAACTTAATAAATGAGGTTTCAGCAGTATAGTTAGCCACGTCTTGAATAATTTCTTGCTCCTCCTTCAATTTTGACTTAGGGATGAAAGCTGGTGAAATTATAGTTGCTTTACTATTCCTTAAGTTTTCTGAAAACAAGTGGAGAAAATGTTTGATAATTTTCGTTGATGCGGGTGTCCCATCATAATGAAACAGGAGCCTATCAAAAGACAATTCTTTATCAAACAATAACACCGGAATATCACAAGGTTCTTTTTCTAAAGGACTTGGTTGATCCAAACCATGCAGCCAATCAAGGATTCTAGGCAGATGGGCAGTATAAAGTACCGGATTAGCATTTATTTGCAACCCTTTATTATCTGACTCAATCCCCAAATTAAGATTAAACCCTTCAGGCAAAGGTATTTCCTGATAGGAAGTGATTAATTCACTTGGGAAGGAAAATTGTGTATCTAGCTTGGCTTGCATATTCCTTTTATTTTCTACAAAGCTAATCCCCAGCTACCAAAGCGAACTTGACTATAAGAAGGTATAAACATGATAAAAGTCATGTTCTGAAAAGTTTGGTAGGCAAACAGTAAAACCAATTGCCTCACTATCTAAGGAAGACAAATTCTTTTTACCTACAATTAGTAGTGAAGCAATAGACAAATGAGATCCATGAACCGATAAAAAATACTTTTTTTTTAAAAACCAGAGTTTGTGATTGCTCTAATATGATCTGTACCAATAGCCCAACATTCAATAGCCTGAGGCAATCTCAAGACCCCATCAATTGGAAAAAGCCTTCAAGTAGAATTTAAAGCTAAATATTAAGCGAAACCTTAAAAAAAACATTATCTACCAAAATTTTTATCATCTAACCTATATTAATAATTGGAACATTTACATAAAATTTATATTAATATAAAATATTAAAGATTTTTAGTTTTTTTTTAATTACTTTTTTAAAATAATATAAGTTTTATGTTTTATAAATATTATATTGACCTCCTGAAGCATGAACCGTATTTTATTTTGACGGTAAAGGTACAAATTTACTTTTCCACAAGTCGAACAATAAAACTCACAAGCAAAATTTCACACTTTGACCAAATAATAATAAAATCATAATCCGTTCACTTATATTTAACCCTTTCAACAGTATGAAAAAAAGAAAACCCTATAAGTATTATTGGCTCCCCCTTTATTGTATGCTCCCATTGGTGCTGCCATTGGGGCCAGTCAGTCCCGTGGAAGCCAAAACAGAATTTTCAGCAACCAAAACCGTGCTTGTTGTAGATGTAACCATTTCTGGTAAGGTTACCGATAAAAGTGGAGAACCTATTCCAGGGGTAACCGTGTCAGTTCCTGGCACCAGTATAGGCACAGCCACCGATATCGATGGCAATTATACCATCTCAGTACCTGAAGCGTCCACATTGGTTTTCTCTTTCATTGGTTTCAATTCAAAATCTATTGAGATAGGTGATCAAAGTATCGTGAATGTGGCATTAGAAGAAAGTATTTCATCCTTAAATGAAGTGGTTGTCGTCGGGTACGGTACTCAGAAAAAAGTAAATGTTATCGGTTCTGTCACTACTGTTGGTGCCGAGGAAATTTCTGCCGCTCCTGTTGGCGCGGTCTCCAATGCACTTGCAGGTCGCCTTCCGGGCGGTATTTTCATGCAAAGTAGTGGGGAACCCGGGAAAGACCAGGCCAACATACGAATTAGAGGTAATGCTACCTTAGGCAATAACTCCCCTTTAGTAGTAATAGATGGCATAATAGGCAGAGACCTTAACTCCCTTCACCCAAATGACATTGAAAGTATAACGGTACTAAAAGATGCATCCGCAGGCATCTACGGCGCCAGAGCTGCCAATGGAGTAATATTAGTAACCACAAAAAGAGGAAGCAAAGACACCCCTACTCGGATAACCTATGGTTTTTATAAAGGATGGTTATCTCCAACAAAGTTACCGGAGATGGCAGATGCAGCCACATATGCTACCATGATTCGAGAAAACCAGTCATACCGGGGAGTAGATGAATCCAACATGCTTTTTTCTATGGAAGACATCGAAAAATACAGATCAGGAGCTTACCCGTGGACCCATCCCAATACCGATTGGAACGAAGTAGCCTTAAGAGATTTCAGTAATACGAACCACCACAATTTATCTGTAACAGGTGGCGGAGAAAAAGTGAGTTATTTCACCTCCTTTGGTACCCAGTCAGATGATGGTATTTACACCAACTCTAACACCTCCTACAAAAGGTACAATCTAAGGGCAAATGTTGATTTCAAAATCAATGAATACCTGGATTTGGGAGTTGATATATCCGGTATTCAGGAAAACAGAATGTATTCAGGTATGTCTACTTCCAGTATGTTCCAGACAATTCGAAGGATGTATCCAACCAATCATGCCGTTTATCCAAATGGTTTACCGGGTCCTGATATTGAGTTTGGTTATCAGCCTATGGTTATGGCATCAGATCAAACCGGGTTTGATGATGACAAAAGGTTTAGAAGCAATAATATCTTCTCAGCAAATCTTAGGATCCCATGGGTTG of the Cyclobacterium marinum DSM 745 genome contains:
- the ccoS gene encoding cbb3-type cytochrome oxidase assembly protein CcoS, which translates into the protein MEVIFVLIGISLIMAGGFLWLFFKAMKGGQFDDQHTPAIRILFDQKTKSKANKKPPKKKK
- a CDS encoding heavy metal translocating P-type ATPase; this encodes MQEMPIKTEKSKIISCYHCGEHCEDELFVRNEKNFCCTGCLTVYEVLNDNNLCDYYDIEVTPGTNQKKQEIRDNRFDYLDDEDVINKLIDFKDDEQTHVTFTMPMIHCASCIWLLENLYKLDPGVSYSRVDFIKKKVQIKFSSKETSLKSIVKLLSRIGYEPRINLSDLGEERGLKSDKKLIYQLAVAGFCFGNMMFFSLPEYFSETELLGNGFNHLFNYLNIILALPVVFYSATDYFRSAWLAVRNRSVNMDVPIALGIISLFTYSLFEIFVSGQEGYLDTLGGLLFFLLVGKYYQQKTFDTLSFDRDYKAYFPIAITKMVKGLEVVIPLTKLNVGDIVKVRNEELVPADSILLDTEASIDYSFVTGEEIPVPVKKGELIYAGGRQKGGAIMLAVQKSPSQGYLTDLWNHDAFSKEEQKDSLASLANRISGKFTFTVLFIAFGALIYWSFSDVSIGVRAFTSVLIITCPCALAMSTPFTLGNVMRIFGKGGFYLKNTQVIEKIAGIDSLVFDKTGTLTAPSKAKVNYQGENLTEESKRMIKALVNYSVHPLSNSINQWIGNIDPVILNDVEEIPGKGLQAKYKSKTISLGSALFLGVGSIDNASMKGNEVHLVIDGMHWGVFRIASSVRDGVEKMVPDLANSFEVHLLSGDHNHEEQYLNKVLGEKVSMHFQQSPKSKLAHIRNMQDKGKHVLMVGDGLNDAGALKASEVGVAVTDNISHFSPASDAILDGEKLSYLPQYLDFAKTGRKIIKASFGLSFTYNAVGIFFAVQGLVSPVLCAVLMPASSISVVLFTTIATNFEAYRKGLNDKEMILWK